TGTTTTCGGCAGATACATTCGCCATCAAATTGAATTTATAATATACCGAAGTGTAAAAACCCAATTCATAACGCATGCTTTTATTTGCATCAACACCAAAATAACTTCCGTCAACATACCCAACGCCCGAAGTGTAATCGTTACTTACAAAAGTAAATTTAGAGGTCAACGGAGCAAAATTTATCTTGAAGGCTTCTGTTTTTTTCCAAAACATACCAGGGCCAAAAGTTAGATAACCCGGAGAAAGAAATTCGGTGTTTTCCGTTCTTATTTCCGCGCCATTTATATCTTTTCCATAAAGATATCCTTTTGTAAATTGTGTTCTAAAATTTAAAAAGAAAGAATAATGCCATTCGCCAAATGCTTTTTTACCTAAAATAGAATTTAGTTCAAGTCGGTCATCTGTTTTTTTCTCAAAATCGGCATTCTTAGTCTGAAGCAAACCATAGGAAGCAAGCACTTTATTATCCCAGGTTATATCGTCTTTTTTGTAATTGAAATCATAGTTGATTCCCACATTACCAGACATATTATTTTCTCCGCCCGCAATCCAATTGTTGAAATTAGATTGATTGAAAAGAAGTGAAACATTTCCCTTTTTTTTCCATCCGTTTTTAGTTGTATCGGCTATTGATTTAACTGCTTTTTCGGTATTAAGAACTAACTCTTTTTCCGAATTTTGCGCTTGAACGAATACTGCTGTTGCGATAAACGTTACCAGTAATAGAATTGTTTTCATTTTCATTACTTTTTAGATTGCTAAACAACTATGATAAACCAATGAATCCGTTACGATTCATAACTAATGACAAACCTGAATTTTATGCTTTATATAATGGTACTGCAGAGCAGGCTTCACCATACATAATACTTCTGGCATATGGTTGCAAATATTGCGCAGCTAAAACATAAGCGCGCATAGGAACTGGTTTTTTAGAACATCCTTTTATGATAACAGGCTTGTTTTGATACACCGTATAATCAATTTTAGAAAGGATTGCTTCATACAGTGATGCATCTAAATCTTCTAAATATCCATTTACTATTTTCTTTGCAAAAGGCACCAACTGAATCGTTACCAAAATAGAAGCCCATGCCGGAACGATAGCATTTGTCCCACAGGAAACCGCTACATATTGATTTTGATATTGAGACCAATCATGATTTTTCAGCTTTTCTCTAAAGTCTTTTTCTTTTAAAATAAGACCTTCAAAAAGCCATTGTGAAATATCGATTTGCGCACGAATTCCTTCCGGATAATAGTCTTCAAGATCGAAAACTTCCAAAACACTATTCGCTACTTTATTGATTATTTCCATTTTTAAATTCTTAAAGTCAAAAGTCTCACCGTCAATAGCTTTGTGACGCTATGGCTTTTGACATTATGACTAATTTAAAGCATTCCTAATTCTAGTTTTGCTTCTTCACTCATTAAATCTTTACTCCAAGGCGGATCAAATGTAATCTCAACATCGGCATCTTTTACATGCTCAATTGATTTTACTTTTTCTTCAACTTCTCTTGGTAAACTTTCCGCAACAGGACAGTTTGGAGAAGTTAAGGTCATCAGGATTTTTACTTCATAATCTGTATTCACCATAACATCATAAATCAATCCTAATTCGTAGATATCTACAGGAATCTCCGGATCATAAATGGTTTTTAGTTTTTGTACGATAGCTTCGCCTAATTCTGCTGTGTTTATTTCTTCTGTCATAATTTTAATTTTTGGTGTTGAATGCCAAAGCATACATTTTAATATTTTTTATCATCGAAACCAATCCGTTGGCGCGAGTTGGCGACAAATGTTCTTTTAAACCAATTGCATCAATAAAATCCATATCAGCATCCAGAATATCAGCTGCTTTTTGATTAGAAAAAGCACGAATTAGTATCGCAATGATTCCTTTGGTCAAAATAGCATCACTATCCGCTGTAAAAACGATTTTATCACCTGCTTGTTGGCCTTGAAGCCATACTTTTGACTGACAGCCTTTAATTAAATTTTCATCTGTTTTGGCTTCTTCTTCAATCAACGGAAGACTTTTTCCTAAATCGATAATATATTCATAACGCTGCATCCAATCGTCAAACAACGAAAATTCGTCTATAATCTCGTCTTGTATTTCTTTTATGGTCATGCTATTTTTGGGTAAATGAAACTAATTTTGTTACTATTTTTTTTATTTCGGCAGGGGGAAAACCATGATCAAACGCTTTGGTTTCATAAGTTTTTCCTTTGTATGTTATTTTCAAATTGGCAATTGCTGCACCGTCGTAAAAACGTTTCTCTGTTGGCGCTTTCAAATTTGGAATGGCTTCTAAGTCCAATTTCTCAAACTCAGTTGTCAAAACGATCCAATCCTCATCAGAAATTTTGAGTTCAACTGGTTTTTCGTCTCTATTTTTAGCAACAAAAACCGTTTGATTTTCTACTAAAACTTTCTGATACATTCCTCGGGTTTGCGCTTCGTATTCGATTACGGCTGTTTTCATATCAGTGTTTTTTTGACAGGCACAACTGCTTATCATAAAAAGGCTCAGAAACAAGGCAATTGCTGTTTTCATAATTTGATTGTTTAGGACAACATCATTTGTGCCTTTTTAACGGCTTCTACCATGCTGTCTATTTCTTCTTTGGTATTATAAAAGGCAAACGAAGCGCGGATTGTACCGGGAATTTGAAAGAAATTCATAATCGGTTGCGCACAATGATGACCGGTTCGTACCGCTATTCCTAATTTGTCAATAATAGTGCCAATATCATACGGATGAATCCCTTCAATATTAAACGAAATCACCGAAGTTTTTGCTTTGGCTGTGCCAAAAATTTTCAATCCTTCAATTTCCAATAAGCGTTTGGTTGCATAATCAAGTAAAGCTAATTCCTGTTCCTGAATGTTTTCAAAACCAATTTCATTCATGTAATCAACAGCCGTTCCCAAAACAATTCCGCCAGCTATATTAGGCGTTCCCGCTTCAAATTTATGAGGCAAATCAGCATAAGTTGTTTTCTCGAAAGTTACTTCCTTGATCATTTCACCACCACCTTGATAAGGCGGCAATTTATTCAGCCAAGCTTCTTTTCCGAATAAAATTCCGGTTCCGGTTGGCCCACACATTTTGTGTCCTGAAAAAGCATAAAAATCACAGTCTAATTCCTGGACATTCGGTTTCAAATGCGGAACAGCTTGAGCACCATCGATAAAAACTGCTGCGCCAAATTCGTGCGCTTTATCAATCATGTATTTAATTGGGTTAATGGTTCCCAAAGCATTCGAAATGTGATTAACGGTAACAATTTTGGTCTTATCCGAAAGTAATTTGTCATATTCGGACATGATTAATTCGCCATATTCATTCATCGGAATCACCTTCAAAGTAGCTCCTGTTTTCTCACACAACATTTGCCAAGGCACAATATTGCTGTGGTGCTCTAAAGCGGAAACCAAAACCTCATCGCCTGACTTTAAAATCGAAGCAAATCCATTGGCTACTAAATTGACTCCATGCGTGGTTCCGGAAGTAAAAAGTACTTCATGCGCAAATTTAGCATTGATGTGATTTTGAATTTTACCACGAGAAATTTCATAAGCGTCTGTTGCTAATTGGCTCAAAGTATGCACACCGCGGTGAATATTCGCGTTGATTTCCTGATAGTATTTTGAAATCGCATCAATCACCACCTGTGGCTTTTGTGATGTAGCTCCGTTGTCGAAATAAACTAATGGTTTTCCGTTCACTTTTTGTGACAGAATTGGAAAATCGGCTCTTATTTTTTGAATGTCTACCATTACTTTATTTAGAATTTTTCTAAATACAAAAGTAATGAAATTGAAATTAATTTTTAGCAAACACTTGTTAATAAAATTAAACAATGCAGTAATTTGATTTAACTGCAAAACTAAATTTTTCTTATTCGGATGACGGTGTAAAATTTATGATTCTTTTTTCATAAATTGCTTTAAATTAATTCGCTATGAAAAAAATTTTCCAATTCCTTGGCTTCGCTTCTCTTATTGGTATTTCTTATTTTGGATATATCACGTATCCCAAACTGGATTTAATTTCCGGATTTTCGTCCAAAAGTATGGCTTCGGGATATTTTATCGATAACCGTTCCCAGGAATTAATTGAAAAAGGGGACAATGATATTGACATGATTACTTTGGCCACGAACAAAATTGATGAAAACGGAGAATTTGCAACCGCTTCTGTTTATGGTTTAAAAGAACGAAAAGCCATTTACCGCAAAGGTTTAGGCGTGACCTTAATCAACGATGATTTTGATGCTTCGAAACCGTATTTAATTCCCAAAAGAAGCAAATTAAGTAACAATTTACCTTTTCCGTATGGCAATAACGAACCAAAAGACACTGTTTTTGCCAATGTTGATTATACCAAATTGAATGCGGCTGTAGCCAATGCTTTTGATACAAAAGGAGCAAAAAACAAAAGAACCCGTTCCGTCATAGTAATTTACAAAGACAAAATTATTGCCGAAAAATACGATACCGGTTTTACTAAAAACAGTAAAATATTGGGTTGGTCAATGACCAAAAGTATTACCAGCGCTGTGTTTGGGGTTTTGGACCACCAAGGCAAATTTGATATTTATAAACCCGCTCCAATTCCGGAATGGGCAAACGACGAACGCAAAATTATTACAACTAATGATTTATTGCATATGAATTCCGGTTTAGAATGGGAAGAAAATTACAATACCATTTGTGATGCGACCCAAATGCTTTTTCAAGCCGAAGATATGTCACGTTCACAACTAGAAAAACCGGCCGCTTTCAAGCCTGACACACATTGGAATTATTCATCTGGAACGACTAATTTGCTTTCTGGAATTTTGCGGAAGCAGTTCAAAACGCATCAGGAATATTTAGACTTTTGGTACACCAATTTGATTGATAAAATCGGGATGAATTCCATGTTAATAGAAACGGATATGGCAGGAAATTATGTGGGTTCTTCTTACGGTTGGGCCACCACACGGGATTGGTCAAAATTTGGATTATTGTACTTGCACAAAGGCAACTGGAATGGCGAACAAATCCTCAACGAAAACTGGGTGAAATATACAGCAACACCAACAAAGACGTCAAACGGGCAATATGGCGCTCAATTTTGGCTCAACGCAGGCGGAAGATTCCAGGATGCCCCAAAAGATATGTTCTATTGCAGCGGTTACCAAGGCCAAATGGTTGCTATTTTCCCGAGCCACGATTTAGTAATTGTGCGAATGGGATTGAAAGAAGATCCTGAATTTGATTTTAATGGATTGTTAAGTGGAATTGTGGGCAGTTTGAAGAAATAAAAAAACCCGACAAATTTGAAATTTGTCGGGTTTTTAAAATTATAATTATTACTAATATTACAAATCAAATCCCATTTTCACGCCTAATTTATTAGCGATAATAGCAGTAATTCGTTTTTTGAGTTCTGGTATTTTGATGCTTTCAATTACGGCATTCGAGAACGCATACATCAATAATGCTTTGGCTTCTTTCTTAGGAATTCCGCGTTGTTGCATGTAAAACATTGCTGTTTCGTCTAATTGTCCAACGGTACATCCGTGAGAACATTTTACATCATCAGCAAAAATTTCTAACTGAGGTTTAGCGTTGATAGTTGCTTTATCACTCAATAAAATGTTGTTACTTTTTTGGAAGGCATTTGTTTTTTGCGCTTCTTTCTCCACATATACTTTTCCGTTGAAAACGCCGGTAGAACGATCTGAAAAGATGCCTTTATAATCTTGGAAACTTTCACAGTTAGGCGTCGCATGATTCACTAATGTATAATGATCCACATGTTGCTTGCCGCCAATGATTGTGATTCCGTTTAAAGTGCTGGTCAAACGTTCTCCAAAATGATAGAAATTCAAATTGTTTCTAGTCAAATTCCCTCCAAAAGAGAATGTGTCAACCGATACGTGACTTTCTTGTTTTTGAGAAACGTAAGTATTGTCAATTAAGTTGGCTTCTAGACTGTCGTTTTGAATTTTATAGTAATCAACAATAGCGCGTTTTTGAGCAAAAATCTCGGTAACCGAGTTGGTCAAAACCGCATTTTCGTTTAAACATTGGTGTCTTTCGATAATTTGAACATGAGAATTCTCCCCTACAATTACCAAGTTTCTGGGTTGTACCAAAAGCGCTGCTTCGGAACCGGTTGAGAAATACATAATCTCAATTGGTTTATCGGCCACTTTGCTTTTTGGTATGTTGATATACGCTCCTTCATTGGCGAAAGCCGTGTTCAAAGAAGTTAACGTTTCATCCTTACTGGCAATTTTGTTAAAATAAGTGTCAATAACCATCTTGTATTTTGGCTTGTTCAATGCCGATGACATCAAGCAAACGTCAATTCCTTCGTGTGTGGTTGAAGACAAGTTTGAACTAAAAACGCCATCAACAAAAACTACTTTATAGGTGTCGATTTCGTGTAAAAAGTATTTTTTTACATCTCTGAATTCAATTGTTTTTTCGTTTTTTGGAAATACACTAAAATCATTTTTTAGAATGGCATTCAGCGATGTATATTTCCAAGCTTCGTCTTTTTTAGTTGGAAACCCTTTATTTTCAAAGTTTTTTATAGCCGAAGTTCGTACATCATGAAGTTCTGAATGAACATCGATACGCTCTTCAAAAGCCATAAAAGACGATAGTAATTTTTCTTTCAATTCCATTTTTATTTAAGTCTTAAAGTCGAAAGTCAAATGTCTTAAAGTCGGGATAAGCATAAAATAGCTGATTGAACTATTCTTGACTTCGACTTTTGACTTTTAAACTTTACGACTAGATTCTAAGTATTTAATAAAACCACTTAACAATTTTGATATTTCTGTTACTGATTCTAAAAGTTTTTCAAATTCTTCTATAGTAATATAATCTAAATCAAATGCTAAATATAATTGAGAACGAACTTCTCCAGCGGAAGCTTTTGCAACATATAAAAAGTAAATAAACTCTTTGTCTGTATTTCTCTCAAATCCTTCAGCGATATTTGATGATATAGAAATTGATGCCCGTCTAATTTGTCTAATGAAATCAAAGTCTTTTTTGAAATTTGTATTTTCTGTAATTAGGTATATTCTTTTCTTGAATAGTCTTGCTTTTTGCCAAGAATTAATTTCTTCGAAAGAATTAAATTTCCCCATTACTTTTTTCTTTTGACTTTAAGACCTTTGACTTTAGACTGTTTTAATTTTACGCTTCTTGTTCTTGTTTAATCCAGTCGTATCCTTTTTCTTCAAGCTCATAGGCTAATTCTTTCCCTCCGGATTTTACAATTCTTCCGTTGTAAAGAACGTGAACAAAATCAGGAACAATATAATCTAACAAACGTTGGTAGTGCGTGATAACGATAATGGCATTTTTGTCACTTTTCAATTTATTAACCCCGTTGGCAACAATTCGAAGTGCATCAATATCAAGACCTGAATCGGTTTCGTCAAGAATAGCTAATTTTGGTTCTAGCATTGCCATTTGAAAAATCTCATTCCTTTTTTTCTCTCCACCTGAAAAACCTTCGTTTAGGGAACGGGACAAAAATTTTCTGTCGATTTCTAATAATTCTGATTTTTCACGAATAAATTTCAGCATTTGGTTTGCCGGCATTTCTTCTAATCCTTGTGCTTTACGCGTTTCGTTGATAGCGGTTCTCATGAAGTTAGTTACCGAAACTCCCGGAATTTCAACTGGATATTGAAACGAAAGAAAAACTCCTTTATGCGCTCTTTCTTCGGGTGCCAATTCTGAAATATCTTCTCCTTCCAAAAGGATTTCTCCATCAGTTACTTCGTAATTTTCATTTCCTGCAATAATTGCCGAAAGTGTACTTTTTCCGGCACCGTTTGGTCCCATTATCGCGTGGATTTCTCCTGCTTTTACTTCAAGGTTGATTCCTTTTAATATTTCTTTATCCCCAATTGAGGCGTGTAAATTTTTTATACTTAACATCTGTTTCTATTTGTTTTATAAAGTCTTAAAAAGATTAACCTACTGATCCTTCAAGAGAAATTTCTAATAATTTTTGTGCTTCAACGGCAAATTCCATTGGTAACTTATTCAATACATCTTTACTGAAACCGTTTACGATTAAGGCAATGGCTTTTTCGGTTGGAATTCCACGTTGGTTGCAATAAAAAACTTGGTCTTCGCCAATTTTACTTGTCGTAGCTTCATGTTCAATTTTGGCTGTTGGATTTTTACTTTCGATGTATGGAAAAGTATGCGCGCCACAATTATTACCCATCAACAACGAATCACATTGTGAAAAGTTTCGGGCATTATCTGCTCTGGCACTAATTTGAACTAAACCTCGGTAACTGTTTTGTGATTTTCCGGCCGAAATTCCTTTAGAAATAATGGTTGATTTGGTGTTTTTACCAAGGTGAATCATTTTGGTTCCTGTATCCGCTTGTTGGAAATTATTAGTAACAGCAATCGAATAAAATTCGCCTACTGAATTATCTCCTTTTAAAATACAAGATGGGTATTTCCAAGTTACAGCAGATCCGGTTTCGACTTGCGTCCAAGAAATTTTTGCGTTTTTCTCACACAAACCTCTTTTGGTCACAAAATTGAAAACCCCGCCTTTACCTTCTTTATTTCCAGGATACCAGTTTTGAACGGTTGAATATTTGATTTCGGCATCATCCATGGCAATCAATTCCACACAAGCAGCGTGCAATTGGTTTTCATCACGACTTGGAGCGGTACAACCTTCAAGATAAGAAACATAACTTCCTTCATCTGCAATGACCAAAGTTCTTTCGAATTGTCCGGTTCCGGCTTGATTGATACGGAAATACGTTGATAATTCCATTGGACAACGAACGCCTTTTGGAATATAACAAAACGAACCGTCAGAGAAAACAGCTGAATTCAATGCGGCGTAAAAGTTATCTTTTTGTGGAATAACGCTTCCTAAGTATTTTTGGACTAATTCCGGATACTCCCGAATCGCTTCAGAAATGGAACAGAAAATAATTCCTTTTTCGCCTAATGTTTTTTTGAATGTTGTAGCTACCGAAACCGAGTCAACCACAATATCCATAGCAACTCCCGAAAGCATTTTTTGTTCATCGATAGAAATCCCCAGTTTTTTGAATGTTTCCAATAATTCTGGATCTACCTCGTCTAAACTTTCGTATTTTGCTTTGCTCAAAGGAGCCGAATAATACGAAATAGCTTGAAAATCGGGTTTGTCATAATGCACATTTGCCCATTCTGGCTCTGTCATTTGTTCCCAGGCACGAAAAGCCTCAATACGCCAATCGGTCATCCATTGTGGTTCTTCTTTTCGAAGGGAAATGGCTCGAACAATATCTTCGTTTAAACCAATGGGAAACGTATCCGACGCGATATCTGTATAAAATCCGTACTCGTATTCTTTAGTTTCGAGTTCAATTTTTAAATCGTCTTCAGTATATTTTGACATATTTTTTTGTCTTAAAGTTTAAAAGTCTACTGTCAAAAGTCATTTTTAGTCTTGCGGGTTTATGCCTTTTGATTTTCGACTATAGTGAAAATGATTCTCCGCAACCACAAGTTCTACTTGCATTTGGATTATTAAAAACAAATCCTTTTCCGTTTAATCCGCCGGAGAATTCTAAAATTGTTCCTGCTAAATAAAGGAAAGATTTTTTTTCAACCGCAATGGTTATATCATTATCTACAAATATTTTATCGTCTTCTCCTTTGGCTTTATCAAATTTTAAATCATAGGATAAACCGGAGCATCCGCCGCTTTTTACACCTACTCTAACATAGTCGATAGCAGCATCAAAACCATCGTCTTTCATCAGATCGATGATTTTCTTTTTGGCAGTATCAGAAACTTTTATCATAGCTTATCTTTATTTCGTCTAAATTAACGACAAAGATATTACTTTTAATAGTTTTCGCCATACATCTTAACATTTTTTGATTGATGTAATCATAGAAAAAGTCTATTAAACCGTTTAAAAGTAAATGTATTGGCTAAC
This region of Flavobacterium lacustre genomic DNA includes:
- a CDS encoding DUF3078 domain-containing protein, translating into MKTILLLVTFIATAVFVQAQNSEKELVLNTEKAVKSIADTTKNGWKKKGNVSLLFNQSNFNNWIAGGENNMSGNVGINYDFNYKKDDITWDNKVLASYGLLQTKNADFEKKTDDRLELNSILGKKAFGEWHYSFFLNFRTQFTKGYLYGKDINGAEIRTENTEFLSPGYLTFGPGMFWKKTEAFKINFAPLTSKFTFVSNDYTSGVGYVDGSYFGVDANKSMRYELGFYTSVYYKFNLMANVSAENTLNLYSNYLEDLQNVDIDYSLAVVMRINRYLTTNLSFQAIYDDNAFRGFQTREVFGLGVNFGF
- a CDS encoding DUF2480 family protein; its protein translation is MEIINKVANSVLEVFDLEDYYPEGIRAQIDISQWLFEGLILKEKDFREKLKNHDWSQYQNQYVAVSCGTNAIVPAWASILVTIQLVPFAKKIVNGYLEDLDASLYEAILSKIDYTVYQNKPVIIKGCSKKPVPMRAYVLAAQYLQPYARSIMYGEACSAVPLYKA
- a CDS encoding SUF system Fe-S cluster assembly protein, whose protein sequence is MTEEINTAELGEAIVQKLKTIYDPEIPVDIYELGLIYDVMVNTDYEVKILMTLTSPNCPVAESLPREVEEKVKSIEHVKDADVEITFDPPWSKDLMSEEAKLELGML
- a CDS encoding SufE family protein; amino-acid sequence: MTIKEIQDEIIDEFSLFDDWMQRYEYIIDLGKSLPLIEEEAKTDENLIKGCQSKVWLQGQQAGDKIVFTADSDAILTKGIIAILIRAFSNQKAADILDADMDFIDAIGLKEHLSPTRANGLVSMIKNIKMYALAFNTKN
- a CDS encoding aminotransferase class V-fold PLP-dependent enzyme translates to MVDIQKIRADFPILSQKVNGKPLVYFDNGATSQKPQVVIDAISKYYQEINANIHRGVHTLSQLATDAYEISRGKIQNHINAKFAHEVLFTSGTTHGVNLVANGFASILKSGDEVLVSALEHHSNIVPWQMLCEKTGATLKVIPMNEYGELIMSEYDKLLSDKTKIVTVNHISNALGTINPIKYMIDKAHEFGAAVFIDGAQAVPHLKPNVQELDCDFYAFSGHKMCGPTGTGILFGKEAWLNKLPPYQGGGEMIKEVTFEKTTYADLPHKFEAGTPNIAGGIVLGTAVDYMNEIGFENIQEQELALLDYATKRLLEIEGLKIFGTAKAKTSVISFNIEGIHPYDIGTIIDKLGIAVRTGHHCAQPIMNFFQIPGTIRASFAFYNTKEEIDSMVEAVKKAQMMLS
- a CDS encoding serine hydrolase domain-containing protein codes for the protein MKKIFQFLGFASLIGISYFGYITYPKLDLISGFSSKSMASGYFIDNRSQELIEKGDNDIDMITLATNKIDENGEFATASVYGLKERKAIYRKGLGVTLINDDFDASKPYLIPKRSKLSNNLPFPYGNNEPKDTVFANVDYTKLNAAVANAFDTKGAKNKRTRSVIVIYKDKIIAEKYDTGFTKNSKILGWSMTKSITSAVFGVLDHQGKFDIYKPAPIPEWANDERKIITTNDLLHMNSGLEWEENYNTICDATQMLFQAEDMSRSQLEKPAAFKPDTHWNYSSGTTNLLSGILRKQFKTHQEYLDFWYTNLIDKIGMNSMLIETDMAGNYVGSSYGWATTRDWSKFGLLYLHKGNWNGEQILNENWVKYTATPTKTSNGQYGAQFWLNAGGRFQDAPKDMFYCSGYQGQMVAIFPSHDLVIVRMGLKEDPEFDFNGLLSGIVGSLKK
- the sufD gene encoding Fe-S cluster assembly protein SufD, giving the protein MELKEKLLSSFMAFEERIDVHSELHDVRTSAIKNFENKGFPTKKDEAWKYTSLNAILKNDFSVFPKNEKTIEFRDVKKYFLHEIDTYKVVFVDGVFSSNLSSTTHEGIDVCLMSSALNKPKYKMVIDTYFNKIASKDETLTSLNTAFANEGAYINIPKSKVADKPIEIMYFSTGSEAALLVQPRNLVIVGENSHVQIIERHQCLNENAVLTNSVTEIFAQKRAIVDYYKIQNDSLEANLIDNTYVSQKQESHVSVDTFSFGGNLTRNNLNFYHFGERLTSTLNGITIIGGKQHVDHYTLVNHATPNCESFQDYKGIFSDRSTGVFNGKVYVEKEAQKTNAFQKSNNILLSDKATINAKPQLEIFADDVKCSHGCTVGQLDETAMFYMQQRGIPKKEAKALLMYAFSNAVIESIKIPELKKRITAIIANKLGVKMGFDL
- a CDS encoding four helix bundle protein, translated to MGKFNSFEEINSWQKARLFKKRIYLITENTNFKKDFDFIRQIRRASISISSNIAEGFERNTDKEFIYFLYVAKASAGEVRSQLYLAFDLDYITIEEFEKLLESVTEISKLLSGFIKYLESSRKV
- the sufC gene encoding Fe-S cluster assembly ATPase SufC; this encodes MLSIKNLHASIGDKEILKGINLEVKAGEIHAIMGPNGAGKSTLSAIIAGNENYEVTDGEILLEGEDISELAPEERAHKGVFLSFQYPVEIPGVSVTNFMRTAINETRKAQGLEEMPANQMLKFIREKSELLEIDRKFLSRSLNEGFSGGEKKRNEIFQMAMLEPKLAILDETDSGLDIDALRIVANGVNKLKSDKNAIIVITHYQRLLDYIVPDFVHVLYNGRIVKSGGKELAYELEEKGYDWIKQEQEA
- the sufB gene encoding Fe-S cluster assembly protein SufB; the protein is MSKYTEDDLKIELETKEYEYGFYTDIASDTFPIGLNEDIVRAISLRKEEPQWMTDWRIEAFRAWEQMTEPEWANVHYDKPDFQAISYYSAPLSKAKYESLDEVDPELLETFKKLGISIDEQKMLSGVAMDIVVDSVSVATTFKKTLGEKGIIFCSISEAIREYPELVQKYLGSVIPQKDNFYAALNSAVFSDGSFCYIPKGVRCPMELSTYFRINQAGTGQFERTLVIADEGSYVSYLEGCTAPSRDENQLHAACVELIAMDDAEIKYSTVQNWYPGNKEGKGGVFNFVTKRGLCEKNAKISWTQVETGSAVTWKYPSCILKGDNSVGEFYSIAVTNNFQQADTGTKMIHLGKNTKSTIISKGISAGKSQNSYRGLVQISARADNARNFSQCDSLLMGNNCGAHTFPYIESKNPTAKIEHEATTSKIGEDQVFYCNQRGIPTEKAIALIVNGFSKDVLNKLPMEFAVEAQKLLEISLEGSVG
- a CDS encoding HesB/IscA family protein, whose protein sequence is MIKVSDTAKKKIIDLMKDDGFDAAIDYVRVGVKSGGCSGLSYDLKFDKAKGEDDKIFVDNDITIAVEKKSFLYLAGTILEFSGGLNGKGFVFNNPNASRTCGCGESFSL